The Williamwhitmania taraxaci genome includes a region encoding these proteins:
- a CDS encoding ArsR/SmtB family transcription factor: MGATKTEHFTDKQNAIATLAKALGHPARVAIMEYLMKVDTCICGDIVNELPLAQPTVSQHLKELKNAGLIKGDIEGNTICYCIDERAIDKLQSYFANISTKLEKKKSNCC; the protein is encoded by the coding sequence ATGGGAGCGACAAAGACAGAACACTTTACCGACAAACAAAACGCCATTGCGACACTCGCAAAGGCATTGGGACACCCTGCAAGGGTTGCCATTATGGAATATTTAATGAAGGTGGACACTTGCATTTGTGGCGACATAGTTAATGAACTTCCTTTAGCACAGCCGACAGTTTCGCAACATTTAAAGGAATTAAAAAATGCTGGACTTATCAAAGGCGACATTGAAGGTAATACTATTTGTTACTGCATAGACGAAAGGGCAATTGACAAACTGCAAAGCTATTTTGCAAACATTTCAACCAAATTAGAAAAGAAAAAAAGTAATTGTTGTTAA
- a CDS encoding DUF6428 family protein, translated as MKLSEIKKHLGTAEAVNFKLQNGTTVPENFHVTEVGVVTKHFIDCGGTIRNEKVANFQLWDANDFEHRLKPTKLLNIIKLSEEKLGMEDLEIEVEYQAETIGKYDLDFNGKNFVLISKQTACLASDSCGIPKEKLKINLAQVTIQNSCKPGSGCC; from the coding sequence ATGAAATTATCAGAAATAAAAAAACATTTAGGCACAGCCGAAGCAGTGAATTTCAAACTTCAAAACGGAACTACTGTTCCTGAAAATTTCCACGTTACCGAAGTTGGAGTAGTAACTAAGCACTTTATTGACTGCGGTGGGACAATCAGAAATGAGAAAGTGGCGAACTTTCAATTATGGGATGCAAACGATTTTGAACACCGCTTAAAACCGACAAAGTTGCTTAACATCATTAAACTATCCGAAGAAAAATTGGGAATGGAAGATTTAGAAATTGAAGTTGAATATCAAGCTGAAACAATCGGTAAATATGATTTAGATTTCAATGGAAAAAACTTTGTTCTTATTTCAAAACAAACAGCTTGTTTAGCTTCTGATAGTTGTGGCATTCCAAAAGAAAAATTGAAAATAAATTTAGCACAAGTTACAATTCAAAATTCTTGTAAGCCAGGCAGTGGCTGTTGTTAA
- a CDS encoding arsenate reductase ArsC, whose protein sequence is MKRILVLCTGNSCRSQIAEGYLRHFAGDKAEIYSAGIETHGVNPRAIATMKEDGIDISNHTSNNIDEYKDIDFDFVITVCDNAKERCPFFPTKAKKFHQNFPDPAKSTGTEEEILEQFRQVRQMIKSYSQQFVTDNL, encoded by the coding sequence ATGAAAAGAATATTAGTGTTATGCACAGGAAACAGTTGCCGAAGCCAAATTGCAGAAGGTTACTTACGACATTTTGCAGGCGACAAAGCAGAAATTTATAGTGCAGGTATTGAAACTCACGGAGTAAATCCGAGAGCAATTGCTACAATGAAAGAGGACGGCATTGACATTTCAAACCATACTTCTAACAACATTGACGAGTATAAAGACATTGACTTTGATTTTGTAATTACCGTTTGCGACAATGCAAAAGAGCGTTGCCCATTCTTTCCGACAAAGGCAAAAAAGTTTCATCAAAACTTTCCCGACCCTGCAAAATCAACTGGGACAGAAGAAGAAATTTTAGAGCAGTTTCGACAAGTTCGACAAATGATTAAAAGCT